Genomic window (Streptomyces sp. TG1A-60):
GCTGTGATCTTGTCCAGCCGTTAGTGTGGGGCTCCGTCCGAGACGTCCCGATGCCCTCAGCGGGCGCGGACGTCCACCGCAGTCCATCGAACCGGGGCCCGTACCTCGATGTCCGTGCACAGCCACACCGCAGCCCACCACGACGCTGCCACGCCTGAGTTCCCACGCCATGTGGTGACCGCGGTCCTCGTCGCCCACGACGGTGCCCGCTGGCTGCCCGACGCGCTCGCCGGGCTGCTCGGCCAGGAGCGCCCCGCCCAGAGCGCCATGGCGGCCGACACCGGCAGCGCGGACGACTCCGCCCGGCTCCTCTCCGACGCCCTCGGCGCGGACCGCGTCCTGCACCTCGCCCGACGGACCGGTTTCGGCCAGGCCGTCGAGGAGGCCAACCGCACCGCGGGCGTCCTCACCCAGGACGACCTCTCCTACCTCCGGCGCCCCAGCGGCTGGGACCCCGTCACCCGCACCTGGCGCGACGACGCCTACGACATGCCGGAGCTCCCCCACGGGGAGCCGGTCCAGTGGCTGTGGCTACTGCACGACGACTGCGCCCCCGAACCCGACGCCCTCGCGCAACTGCTGCGGGTCGTGGAGAACGAACGCGAGCTGGGCCGTGACGACGTGGCCGTCGTCGGCCCCAAACTGCGCGGCTGGTACGACCGCCGTCAGCTCCTCGAGGTCGGCGTCACCATCGCCGACTCCGGCCGCCGCTGGACCGGCCTGGACCGCCGTGAGCAGGACCAGGGCCAGCACGACCACGTCAAGCCCAGCCTCGCGGTGTCCACCGCCGGCATGCTGATCCGCCGAGACGTCTTCGAGGAACTGGGCGGCTTCGACCGGCGCCTGCCCCTGATGCGCGACGACGTCGACCTGTGCTGGCGCGCCACGGCCGCCGGGCACCGCGTCCTCGTCGCCCCCGAGGCCGTCGTACGGCACGCCGAGGCCTCCTCGCGCGAGCGCCGCACCGTCGACTGCGTGGGCCGCAGCGCCGCCTCCCCGCACATGGTCGACAAGGCGGGCGCGATCTACACCCTCCTCGTCAACACCGGCACGGCACAGCTGCCCTGGGTGCTGCTGCGGATCGTCCTCGGTACCCTCCTCAGGACCGTCGCCTATCTCGTCGGCAAGGTCCCCGGACAGGCCGTCGACGAGATCCGCGGTCTGCTGAGCGTGCTGCTGCGGCCCGAGCGGATCATCGCCGGGCGGCGCAGGAGAGGCAGCCCGCAGCTGGACAGGGGCGAACTGCGCCCGCTGTTCCCGCCACCCGGCGCCACCGTCCGAGCCACCGTCGAACAGGTCGCGGGCGATCTGTTCGGCCGCTCCGACACCGACGCCTCCCCGGCCGGACGCCACGGCGGCGCGGTCGAGTCGGGACCCGGCGACGACGACGCCGACTTCCTGCAGGTCGAGCAGTTCGCCCGGCTCAAGCGCATCGCGCGCAGGCCCGGCCCCGTGCTCTTCGCGCTCCTGCTGCTCGCCTCGCTCGCCGCCTGCCGCGCCCTGCTCGCCGACGGCGCCCTCGCCGGCGGCGCCCTGCTGCCCGCACCCGCCGACTCCGCCGAACTGTGGGCGCGTTACCTGGATGCCTGGCACCCGGTCGGCGCGGGCGGCACCGAGGCCGCGCCCCCGTATCTGGCGCTCGTGGCCATGCTCGCCTCCCTGCTGTTCGGCTCCACCGGACTCGCGGTCACCGTGCTCCTCGTGGCCTCCGTGCCCCTGGCCGGCTTCACCGCGTACTTCGCCTCCCGGCCGCTGGTCGAGTCCCGGCTGCTGCGCGCCTGGGCGGCCGTCGTGTACGCCTTCCTGCCCGCCGTCACCGGCGCACTCGCGGGCGGCCGCATCGGCACCGCCGTCCTCGCGATCCTGCTGCCCCTCATCGCCCGCGCGGGCGCCGCGGCCGCCGGGCTCACGAGCAGCACGGGGGCGCGCGGCAGTTGGCGCGCCACCTGGGCGTACGCGCTACTGCTGACGATCACCACCGCGTTCACGCCGATCGTGTGGCCGATCGCGCTGCTCCTCGGCCTCGGGCTCCTGGTCGTCCGCCGCCGGGAGATCACCGCCTACGGTCTGCGTTTCCTCGCCCAGTCGGGCACCCCGCTGCTGATCCTCGCCCCCTGGTCGCTGACGCTGCTGCCGTCCGGCTTCTTCCAGGAGGCCGGTCTGCGGTACGGCGCGAGCGCGGCCTCCGCGACGGACCTGCTCGGCATCAGCCCCGGTGGGCCCGGCACGGTCGGCGGGCTGACCCTCATCGGCGTCGTCCTGGCCGCGCTGGCCGCCCTGCTGCGCTCGGAACGGCAGTTGGGAATCCGGACCGCCTGGACGGCCGCCCTGGTGGCCCTCGTCTTCGCGGTCCTGTCCAACGGCTCCGCCTGGGCCGGCCCCGCGACCCTCGTCTACGGCCTCGCCCTCCTCGCCGCCGCCACGCTGGGCGCCGACGGGGCACGCGCGCGCGTGGCCGAACAGAGCTTCGGCTGGCGCCAGCCGGTGGCCGTGCTCATCGCGCTCGCCGCCGCCGTCGGCCCGCTGCTGGCCGCCGCGGGATGGGTGATCGGCGGCGCCGACGGCCCCCTGGAGCGCCGCGACCCCGTCCAGGTGCCCGCGTTCGTCGCCGAGGAGAGCGGCACCCGCGACCAGGCCCGCACCCTGGTCCTCGACAGCGAATCCACCTCCAGGGTCGGCTACATCCTGGTCCGCGGCTCCGGCGTCCGCCTCGGCGACGCCGAACTCACCGCCGCAGGCGAGAACGAGCAGCTCGACAAGGTCGTCGCCAACCTGGTCGCGGGCTCCGGCGCCGACCAGACCGACGAACTCGGCGGCTTCGCCGTGCGGTACGTCCTCGTCCGCCCGGGCGCGCCCCGCGAGGTCGGCCGCGTCCTGGACGCCACGCCCGGCCTGAGCCGGCTCAGCCAGCAGGACGGCAGCGCCCTGTGGCGGGTGAACCGGCAGGTCGCCCGCGTCACCATCGAGGTCTCCTCCGGCGACCCGAAGGCCGTCGCCGCCGGCCCCGTCGACGTGCACACCACCATCCCGGCCGGCGGCTCGGGCCGCGTCCTGCGCCTCGCCGACACCGCCGACGAGTCCTGGACCGCCACCCTCGACGGCAAGCCGCTCACCCCGACCACGGTCGACGGCTGGGCCCAGGGCTTCCAACTGCCCACCGGCGGCGGCGAGCTGGACGTCACCTTCGACGCCCCGGTGAGCCACACCGGCTGGCTGTGGGCCCAGGGCGCGCTCGCCGTCGTCCTCGTCGTCCTCGCCCTGCCGGGCCGCCGCCGGGACGTCGACGACGATCTCCCGGACGAGCCCGTCGCCGTGCCCGCACAGGACATCACCGGCGACGGCCGCCGCGCCCGCCGCCTGCGCGCCCAGGCGGAGGCCGAGGCCGAACAGTCCGCCGCCGGGGACCCGCCCGCTCCCACGGAGGAGGCCCCGGTCGCCGCCCCCGTCCCGCAGCAGCCCGCGTACGGCGCGTGGGAGACCCCGCACTCCGTGGGCGCGGGCGCCGAGTACGGCCAGTACGAACAGGCCTACCAGGGCGGTCAGCAGTACCCGGCGGGCACGTACGACCAGCAGCACTACCAGGCGGACCCTTACCAGGACGGCCAGTACGACCCGTACGCCTACGGCGGCGGCACGGCGCCCTACGGCCAGACGTACACCCAGGGCTACGACGCGACGTACGACCCGTCGCACGGCACCGGCGCCGACAGTGAGCGCCCCGACGGGAGCCAGCAGTGAACCGCACGACCC
Coding sequences:
- a CDS encoding glycosyltransferase family 2 protein; this encodes MSVHSHTAAHHDAATPEFPRHVVTAVLVAHDGARWLPDALAGLLGQERPAQSAMAADTGSADDSARLLSDALGADRVLHLARRTGFGQAVEEANRTAGVLTQDDLSYLRRPSGWDPVTRTWRDDAYDMPELPHGEPVQWLWLLHDDCAPEPDALAQLLRVVENERELGRDDVAVVGPKLRGWYDRRQLLEVGVTIADSGRRWTGLDRREQDQGQHDHVKPSLAVSTAGMLIRRDVFEELGGFDRRLPLMRDDVDLCWRATAAGHRVLVAPEAVVRHAEASSRERRTVDCVGRSAASPHMVDKAGAIYTLLVNTGTAQLPWVLLRIVLGTLLRTVAYLVGKVPGQAVDEIRGLLSVLLRPERIIAGRRRRGSPQLDRGELRPLFPPPGATVRATVEQVAGDLFGRSDTDASPAGRHGGAVESGPGDDDADFLQVEQFARLKRIARRPGPVLFALLLLASLAACRALLADGALAGGALLPAPADSAELWARYLDAWHPVGAGGTEAAPPYLALVAMLASLLFGSTGLAVTVLLVASVPLAGFTAYFASRPLVESRLLRAWAAVVYAFLPAVTGALAGGRIGTAVLAILLPLIARAGAAAAGLTSSTGARGSWRATWAYALLLTITTAFTPIVWPIALLLGLGLLVVRRREITAYGLRFLAQSGTPLLILAPWSLTLLPSGFFQEAGLRYGASAASATDLLGISPGGPGTVGGLTLIGVVLAALAALLRSERQLGIRTAWTAALVALVFAVLSNGSAWAGPATLVYGLALLAAATLGADGARARVAEQSFGWRQPVAVLIALAAAVGPLLAAAGWVIGGADGPLERRDPVQVPAFVAEESGTRDQARTLVLDSESTSRVGYILVRGSGVRLGDAELTAAGENEQLDKVVANLVAGSGADQTDELGGFAVRYVLVRPGAPREVGRVLDATPGLSRLSQQDGSALWRVNRQVARVTIEVSSGDPKAVAAGPVDVHTTIPAGGSGRVLRLADTADESWTATLDGKPLTPTTVDGWAQGFQLPTGGGELDVTFDAPVSHTGWLWAQGALAVVLVVLALPGRRRDVDDDLPDEPVAVPAQDITGDGRRARRLRAQAEAEAEQSAAGDPPAPTEEAPVAAPVPQQPAYGAWETPHSVGAGAEYGQYEQAYQGGQQYPAGTYDQQHYQADPYQDGQYDPYAYGGGTAPYGQTYTQGYDATYDPSHGTGADSERPDGSQQ